CTCGTAGACCTTAGCCAACTCGCCCATCATGCGCGCGTCTTTTTGGCTGGCGCCGGCGGTGTCGATAAACAGCACGTCCTTGTCGGCATGTTTGCGAACGTTTTCGATCAGGTCGACTTCGTTCATGCACACTTCGATCGGTACGTTGATGATTTTCGCGTACGTGCGCAGTTGGTCGATGGCGCCGATGCGGAAAGTATCGACGGTCAGCAGCGCCACGCGGTGACCGAATTCAAAAACCTGCTGGGCGGCCAACTTGGCGATGGTGGTCGTTTTCCCCACGCCCGTGGGGCCGACAATCATGTGAATGTGTTGGTCGCGGCCGGGATGGAAGGGCGTGGCGGTGCGCACGCGATCCATAAGTACGGCGGCGAGGTATTCCATGCCGTATACCGAGACCGACAGCGATTTGCTCGACAAGCGGCGACTGGTCTGCTCGATCAGTTCCTGGGCGTACGCGGCATCGACGCCCTCTTCCAGCAGCTTCTCGTAATAAACGGCAAGGTCCGGGTCGTAAGGCAGTGCGCCACGGCGGGAGCCCCCCGTTGAATCCACCACCATGCGCTGCAGGCTGGTGAGTCCCTTGGCGAAGCCTTCGAGCTTTTCGTTAAGGGAATCCGGCTGCAACTGCCCCTGAATCTCTTCCAGACGCCGGGTGATCACGTGAAGCTCGGCCATGATTTCGTTCACGCTCCGGCCGGCGATTTGCTTGATTTCTGCTCCGTTCTCCGGACGCGGCACTTGAGGCACTTCCGGCTCGCGGACTGCGGCTTCGACGGACGGCGTAGGCCTCTCGTCGAGCGAGGCGGTCACTTCCAGCGCGGTTTTGCCGCGCCGGTCTTTGACGGAACGAATCGAGAGGATCACCGCGTCCGGGCCCAATGTGCGTTTGACGCGCGTGATGCCGTCGCGCACGTTCTCGACTACGAAGGTTTGAACCTGTGCCATTTTCTACACTCCCAATACGCCGAGGGAATAGATTCGCGCCTTGGTGTCGATTTCGTTGTGTGAGAGCACCGAGATGCCGGGCACGAATTTGTCGATGAAGCGCTTAAAGTGACCGCGCGCGAGCGGCGAAGTGAGGAACACCGGCCGCGCACTGACCTCGTTGAACCGTTCGATCGATTTCTCGACCGCGTTGATAATCTGCTGCGCCAAACCCGGGTCGAGCGCCAGGTAGGACCCTTGCTCGGTGTGGTTGACGGCTTCGGAAAGCATTTGTTCGAGTCGCGAATCGAAGGTCATCAGCGGGATTGAACCGTCGTCGGTCACGAACTGGGTGGAGATGCCGCGACCGAGCGCTTGGCGCACATATTCGGTCAGGACCTCGGGATCCTTGGTAAGGGTCCCGAAATCGGCCAGCGTTTCGACAATGGTTAGCAGATCCCGAATACTGACCTCCTCACGCAGCAAATTCCTAAGCACTTTTTGCACCACGCCCAAGGGAAGCAAATTCGGGACCAATTCTTCGATCACCTTGGGGTAACTCTTTTTGAGGTTCTCCAACAAGTGGTTGACTTCTTCTCGGCCAAGCAGCTCGTGGCTATGAAGTCTAAAGATTTCAGATAGATGCGTCGTTATCACCGTCGCCAGATCCACGACCGTATACCCGGCAAACTGCGCTTGTTCACGATCGCGCTTGCGTATCCAGACGGCGGGCAGGCCGAATGCGGGCTCGACCGTCGGAATTCCGTCGATCGGCCTGTCAACAGTACCGGGGTCCATGGCCAGGAGGCGATCAGGCATCAGTTCGCCGGTGCCGACCTCAATGCTCTTGATAAGTATTCGATATTGACCCGGTTTTAGCTGCAAATTGTCGCGAATGTGGATCGGCGGGATGATCACTCCCATGCGTTGGGCATACTGCTTGCGAATCGCGCGGATTTTCTCCAGCAACTCGCCGCCGGCATCCATATCCACCAGGTTAATCAGGCCGTAGCCGACCTCCAATTCGATGAGGTCCATGGAAAGAACCTCTTCGACCGTTTCGGGCGGCACTTCGTCATCCTCGTATTCGTCCAGAGGCGTGGCCAGCTTGGCGCGGGTGGCGGCGCGGGTTTGCAACCCCAACACCAGCACGGCGCCGGAAAGCACCGTGAAGGGCACGAAGGGCAGCCCCGGCACCAAGCCGAAGAAAATCAGGATGCCGGACGCAATGAACAGCAGTCTCGCCTTCCCCATCAACTGCTCGCCGATCGCCGTGTGTAAATCCGACCGCGAACTGGCGCGCGTGACGATCACACCGGCCGACGTGGAGATAATCAGTGCGGGGATCTGGCTCACAAGACCATCACCGACCGAGAGCAAAGTGTAGTTCTCGGCCGCGGTGGCCGCATCCATGCCCTGCTGCGCGACACCGACGATTATGCCGCCGATAATGTTGATCAAGGTGATGATGATGCTGGCGATGGCGTCGCCGCGCACGAACTTCGCCGCACCGTCCATGGCGCCGTAAAAGTCGGCCTGCTGTTCGATTTGCTGCCGTCGCTCGCGGGCGCCCTGCTCGTCAATCAGGCCGGAGTTGAGGTCGGCGTCGATCGACATCTGCTTGCCGGGCATGGCGTCGAGGGTGAAGCGGGCGGTGACTTCGGCGATGCGCGTGGCGCCCTTGGTAATGACGACAAAGTTGATGATCACCAGGACGATGAAAACGATAATGCCGACCACGTAGTTACCGCCGACGACAAACTGCCCGAAGGCTTGGATGACCTTACCGGCGGCGTCGGTGCCTTCGCTGCCGTGCAGGAGAATCAGCCGCGTGGTCGCCACATTAAGCGCCAGGCGGAACAAGGTGGCCATGAGCAGAATCGTGGGGAAGGAAGAGAAGTCGAGCGGGCGTTCGATATACAAACTCACGAGCATGATGAGCAAGCCCAGGAAAATGCTCGTCGTAAGCAAGAAGTCCATAAAGAACACGGGTATCGGGATCACCATCACAACGACGATCAGCACCAGACCCAGCGGCATGATCAGGTCGAAACCACGTCCCCGTTCGGGTGCTTCGATCAGTTGACCGTTGGCCATGTCACACGCTCCGTCGTTCTTTGAGGTTGTAGACGTAAGCTAGAATCTCGGCCAGCGCCTGATAGAGCTGCGGCGGCACGGCCTGCCCCAGTTTCACGAGGCGGTAGAGTTCGCGGGCCAGTTCGGGCCGCTCGAGCAACGGTACGCCGTGCAGCTTGGCTTCTTCGCGAATCTTCAACGCCACGTGGCCCTGGCCCTTGGCGACGACACGCGGCGCGAGGTCGGTGAGCGCTTCGTATTTGATGGCGACGGCGACGTGAGTCGGGTTGGTGATAATCACGTCGGCTTCCGGCACTTCCTGCATCATGCGTCGCATGGCGATTTCGCGCTGGATGCTGCGAATGCGGGCCTTGACCTTCGGGTCGCCCTCGGACTGCTTCATTTCGTCTTTGATTTCTTGCTTGGTCATGCGGAGTTTTTTTTCGTGCTCGTAGCGTTGGTAGGCGTAGTCGAGCGCCGCCAAGATCAGCAAAAGCACGGCCACCCGCACGAAGATGCGAAAGGCCATAATCAGCACGAAAGTCATGACGGCCCAGGCGTCTTGGTTGGTCATGTTGAGCAGTTGGTCGGTCTCGGCATTCACGGTGCGCCAAACGACAAAACCGATGACGACGATCTTCGCGATGTTCTTGACAGCTTCGACCAGGCCGCGCAAGGAAATAAACCGCTTGGCGCCCTCCAACGGATTGATGCGGTCGAGTTTGGGTTCCAGGGCTTTGGGTGAGAACATCAGCCCGGTCTGCACGACGTGCGCCGCCACGCCGACGGTCACGATGATGCCGAGCAGCGGCCCGAGTAGTACGACAGTGTGAACCAGCAGATCCTTGAGGATCGGCCGCAACGTCGTGGCCGTTATCTCGACTTGGCCGATCAGGGTCAACGGCATACGGAAGACCATC
The DNA window shown above is from Candidatus Lernaella stagnicola and carries:
- the flhF gene encoding flagellar biosynthesis protein FlhF, with the translated sequence MAQVQTFVVENVRDGITRVKRTLGPDAVILSIRSVKDRRGKTALEVTASLDERPTPSVEAAVREPEVPQVPRPENGAEIKQIAGRSVNEIMAELHVITRRLEEIQGQLQPDSLNEKLEGFAKGLTSLQRMVVDSTGGSRRGALPYDPDLAVYYEKLLEEGVDAAYAQELIEQTSRRLSSKSLSVSVYGMEYLAAVLMDRVRTATPFHPGRDQHIHMIVGPTGVGKTTTIAKLAAQQVFEFGHRVALLTVDTFRIGAIDQLRTYAKIINVPIEVCMNEVDLIENVRKHADKDVLFIDTAGASQKDARMMGELAKVYETGVPMDVHLIVSATTHDADLSDIADRYGVFPLTSLIVSKLDEANNFGNVYNLMQQTNLPVSCFTVGQHVPDDIEGATSERVADLLLNVTANT
- the flhA gene encoding flagellar biosynthesis protein FlhA, with the translated sequence MANGQLIEAPERGRGFDLIMPLGLVLIVVVMVIPIPVFFMDFLLTTSIFLGLLIMLVSLYIERPLDFSSFPTILLMATLFRLALNVATTRLILLHGSEGTDAAGKVIQAFGQFVVGGNYVVGIIVFIVLVIINFVVITKGATRIAEVTARFTLDAMPGKQMSIDADLNSGLIDEQGARERRQQIEQQADFYGAMDGAAKFVRGDAIASIIITLINIIGGIIVGVAQQGMDAATAAENYTLLSVGDGLVSQIPALIISTSAGVIVTRASSRSDLHTAIGEQLMGKARLLFIASGILIFFGLVPGLPFVPFTVLSGAVLVLGLQTRAATRAKLATPLDEYEDDEVPPETVEEVLSMDLIELEVGYGLINLVDMDAGGELLEKIRAIRKQYAQRMGVIIPPIHIRDNLQLKPGQYRILIKSIEVGTGELMPDRLLAMDPGTVDRPIDGIPTVEPAFGLPAVWIRKRDREQAQFAGYTVVDLATVITTHLSEIFRLHSHELLGREEVNHLLENLKKSYPKVIEELVPNLLPLGVVQKVLRNLLREEVSIRDLLTIVETLADFGTLTKDPEVLTEYVRQALGRGISTQFVTDDGSIPLMTFDSRLEQMLSEAVNHTEQGSYLALDPGLAQQIINAVEKSIERFNEVSARPVFLTSPLARGHFKRFIDKFVPGISVLSHNEIDTKARIYSLGVLGV
- the flhB gene encoding flagellar biosynthesis protein FlhB; translated protein: MAEDNDQEKSEPATPQKREKAKEEGQVAQTRELPSALVFGASLLVFSSLATWMWDHLEMVFRMPLTLIGQVEITATTLRPILKDLLVHTVVLLGPLLGIIVTVGVAAHVVQTGLMFSPKALEPKLDRINPLEGAKRFISLRGLVEAVKNIAKIVVIGFVVWRTVNAETDQLLNMTNQDAWAVMTFVLIMAFRIFVRVAVLLLILAALDYAYQRYEHEKKLRMTKQEIKDEMKQSEGDPKVKARIRSIQREIAMRRMMQEVPEADVIITNPTHVAVAIKYEALTDLAPRVVAKGQGHVALKIREEAKLHGVPLLERPELARELYRLVKLGQAVPPQLYQALAEILAYVYNLKERRSV